Proteins encoded in a region of the Acidobacteriota bacterium genome:
- a CDS encoding PQQ-binding-like beta-propeller repeat protein, which yields MKVLLSLAICLLLAVPVFAQNWPSFRGAHASGIADGMNPPVTWDAEKSVNIAWKTPIPGLAHSSPIVWGNRIFVTTAVGSDPNAPFEHGLIDTAASAKDSSKHSWQVYCLDKDTGKILWEKTVRESVPKVSRHMKASHANPTPATDGKYLVAFFGSEGLFCFDLNGKLLWQKDLGLLDGGWTPAKGLQWGFGSSPILYKHLVIVQCDTQSQAFVAAFNLKDGKEVWRTPREEDSSWSTPTISETGNRAELVTSGTKFYRGYDPLTGEELWRLANGVDVKIPTPVAVNGMVYLGGGSANDKLSFYAVRAGAKGEVSAKDSLVWESTAIKPHVVTPIVYGDFLYACTDSGILTQFNAKTGEAGFRGRLGRGNAFNASPVAADGRIYFASEDGDVFVIKAGDKFELLARNPVGEVMMATPAITDHMLIVRGQHHVFGIKEK from the coding sequence ATGAAGGTTCTGCTTTCGCTGGCAATTTGTTTATTGCTGGCTGTGCCGGTGTTTGCTCAAAACTGGCCGTCGTTTCGGGGCGCGCATGCATCCGGAATCGCCGATGGAATGAATCCGCCTGTAACGTGGGACGCGGAAAAATCCGTCAATATTGCCTGGAAAACGCCGATTCCGGGCTTGGCGCATTCCAGCCCGATTGTCTGGGGCAATCGAATTTTCGTCACGACGGCGGTGGGCAGCGATCCCAATGCGCCGTTTGAACATGGACTGATAGACACTGCGGCTTCGGCCAAAGATTCCAGCAAACACAGTTGGCAGGTGTACTGCCTAGACAAAGACACTGGGAAAATCCTGTGGGAAAAGACCGTTCGCGAAAGCGTCCCAAAAGTCAGCCGCCACATGAAAGCCAGCCACGCCAATCCCACGCCCGCCACCGACGGCAAATATCTGGTCGCGTTTTTCGGTTCCGAAGGATTGTTCTGCTTCGACCTGAACGGAAAACTGTTGTGGCAAAAAGATTTGGGATTGCTGGATGGCGGATGGACGCCAGCGAAAGGGCTGCAATGGGGATTCGGCAGTTCGCCGATCCTATACAAACATCTGGTCATCGTGCAGTGCGACACGCAAAGCCAGGCGTTCGTCGCCGCGTTCAATTTGAAAGACGGCAAGGAAGTCTGGCGCACGCCGCGCGAAGAAGATTCTTCGTGGAGCACGCCGACCATTTCCGAAACCGGCAACCGTGCGGAATTGGTGACCAGCGGGACGAAGTTTTATCGCGGTTACGATCCACTGACCGGCGAAGAATTGTGGCGATTGGCGAACGGCGTGGACGTAAAAATTCCGACGCCCGTGGCGGTCAACGGAATGGTTTATCTGGGCGGTGGCAGCGCCAATGACAAGTTGAGCTTTTACGCGGTTCGCGCCGGAGCCAAAGGCGAAGTCAGCGCCAAAGACAGCCTGGTCTGGGAAAGCACTGCCATCAAACCGCATGTTGTCACGCCAATTGTGTATGGCGATTTCCTTTACGCCTGCACCGATTCGGGGATTCTGACGCAGTTCAACGCCAAAACCGGCGAAGCAGGATTTCGCGGACGATTGGGGCGCGGCAATGCGTTCAATGCTTCACCCGTCGCGGCGGACGGCAGGATTTACTTCGCCAGTGAAGACGGCGATGTGTTCGTCATCAAAGCCGGAGACAAATTTGAATTGTTGGCGCGCAATCCGGTTGGCGAAGTGATGATGGCGACGCCCGCAATCACGGATCACATGCTGATCGTGCGCGGACAGCATCACGTGTTCGGCATCAAGGAAAAGTAA